Proteins from one Flammeovirgaceae bacterium genomic window:
- a CDS encoding potassium channel protein, producing MRESIRTFIIAALMLLVSIAIGTTGFSIIENYDILDALYMTMLVVSTVGFSEVSPLSGAGKVFTSIYMVFNLGIYAYIVTAISRYIFEGEFKKIFTTFIFNKRSKKMKDHVIVVGYGKTGARTCDELLKSKQQFILIENDQEVLQYLPENPPFQIVKEDATREEVLIKAGVEVATSLIVTLPDDASNMLICITAKGINPHLNIIARASEESAEKKLYRAGANKVVKPFAIGGIHMAHLITQPYVIEFLELLTGIKNQDLQLEEYMFNELKDAYKNKTIRELDIRKNTGATVIGLKDPHKGFVFDPNSETIIEKGIILIVLGSQDSLKKFQMYCV from the coding sequence ATGAGGGAATCTATCAGGACTTTTATAATAGCGGCATTAATGCTGCTGGTGAGCATCGCCATAGGCACCACGGGTTTCTCTATCATAGAAAATTATGACATACTGGATGCCCTCTACATGACCATGCTGGTGGTGTCCACGGTGGGTTTTAGTGAGGTCTCCCCCTTAAGTGGTGCCGGCAAGGTTTTTACCAGCATATACATGGTGTTCAACCTGGGTATTTATGCCTATATCGTAACGGCCATCAGCCGGTATATTTTTGAGGGCGAGTTCAAAAAAATATTTACTACATTCATTTTTAATAAAAGGTCAAAAAAAATGAAAGACCATGTGATCGTAGTTGGCTATGGAAAGACTGGCGCACGGACTTGTGACGAACTGTTGAAAAGCAAGCAGCAGTTTATATTGATCGAAAATGACCAGGAGGTATTGCAGTATTTGCCGGAAAACCCGCCCTTTCAGATAGTAAAAGAAGATGCCACCCGGGAAGAAGTGCTCATCAAGGCAGGGGTGGAGGTGGCCACTTCGCTTATCGTGACGTTGCCTGACGATGCGAGCAACATGCTCATCTGCATTACGGCAAAAGGGATTAACCCCCACCTGAATATCATAGCCAGGGCATCGGAAGAAAGCGCGGAAAAGAAATTGTACAGGGCAGGGGCAAACAAGGTCGTCAAGCCCTTTGCCATCGGTGGCATTCACATGGCCCATTTGATCACGCAGCCTTACGTCATCGAGTTCCTTGAATTGTTGACAGGGATTAAGAACCAGGACCTGCAACTGGAGGAATACATGTTCAATGAGCTGAAGGATGCATACAAAAACAAGACCATTCGGGAATTGGATATCCGTAAAAACACGGGTGCCACCGTAATTGGCTTAAAAGACCCACACAAGGGGTTTGTCTTTGACCCCAACAGCGAAACGATAATTGAAAAGGGCATTATCCTCATTGTATTGGGTTCCCAGGATAGCCTCAAGAAATTTCAGATGTACTGCGTGTAA
- a CDS encoding amino acid permease, with product MSNSHLSRHLGLLGLASTGICSMLGASIYVVPFMIQRNVPGIGPHVLPAFFLAAVPAILAAFAYSILASAMPRAGGSYIYASRGLHPYLGFVASFSQWFGLSIAIGVIAYVIIPFFRDIATALDMPLLAAMLNRGIVRVTLALLLLWAFAYVNIRGVKSYERTVVPLMFLMFGLGAVVIVAGFMFDHQDFQNALPPGTTLPDKMNEGGIFTFFAAAAILFSSFIGFDSIAQAGGEAKNPTSSLPKAIAIAVLGVGGFYFLFTAAVYHAVPWQFIAQQAAIQDITAAGMLGYLLPSGWALLIVAGAAIALLNDLPAMVLSVSRLMFAWAEDGIFPKPISKISARYHTPVNAIIGSGAMASIGILGSHFAGDFFLGIDIMVTSMLVNFLLMCTTVIALPRHNPTLAGEVKVITNRKWQVAIAVAGIVMLTGFLTIHVYKDLASGAGQWYFHSTPVWAIVMAAASVVYFKEHKALKKQGVDIQRRFMQLPEE from the coding sequence TTGAGCAATAGCCATCTATCCCGTCACCTGGGCCTGTTGGGGCTGGCCTCTACAGGCATCTGTTCCATGCTGGGGGCCTCTATTTATGTGGTGCCATTCATGATACAACGGAACGTGCCGGGCATTGGCCCCCATGTGCTGCCAGCATTTTTTCTGGCCGCAGTGCCCGCCATCCTGGCCGCATTTGCCTACAGCATCCTGGCATCGGCCATGCCACGCGCGGGCGGGAGCTATATTTATGCCAGCCGGGGCCTCCATCCCTACCTGGGTTTTGTGGCCAGCTTCTCACAGTGGTTTGGGCTCTCCATTGCCATCGGGGTCATCGCCTACGTTATCATCCCTTTTTTCAGGGACATTGCCACTGCCCTGGACATGCCTTTGTTGGCCGCCATGCTAAACCGTGGCATAGTGCGGGTAACACTCGCCTTGTTGTTGCTGTGGGCGTTTGCGTATGTCAATATCAGGGGGGTGAAGTCCTATGAGCGCACTGTGGTGCCCCTCATGTTCCTCATGTTTGGACTGGGGGCTGTTGTGATCGTGGCCGGGTTCATGTTCGACCATCAGGATTTTCAAAATGCCCTTCCGCCCGGTACAACCCTTCCTGACAAAATGAACGAGGGTGGCATATTTACATTTTTTGCCGCGGCCGCCATATTGTTTTCCAGCTTTATAGGGTTCGATTCCATTGCCCAGGCAGGGGGCGAAGCCAAAAACCCCACCTCTTCCCTGCCCAAAGCCATAGCCATTGCCGTGTTGGGGGTGGGCGGGTTCTACTTCCTTTTTACGGCCGCGGTTTACCATGCCGTGCCGTGGCAGTTCATCGCCCAACAGGCGGCCATCCAGGACATCACGGCCGCAGGGATGCTGGGCTACCTCCTCCCAAGCGGGTGGGCCCTTTTGATCGTGGCCGGGGCGGCCATCGCCTTGCTCAACGACTTGCCGGCCATGGTCCTCTCCGTCTCACGGCTGATGTTTGCCTGGGCCGAAGACGGAATCTTCCCCAAGCCCATTTCAAAAATAAGCGCCAGGTACCACACCCCCGTCAATGCCATCATCGGCAGCGGGGCGATGGCCTCCATTGGCATTTTGGGCAGCCACTTTGCGGGGGACTTCTTCCTGGGCATCGATATCATGGTGACCTCCATGCTGGTCAATTTCCTCTTGATGTGCACCACCGTCATTGCCTTGCCCCGCCACAACCCCACATTGGCAGGCGAAGTAAAAGTGATCACCAATCGAAAGTGGCAAGTGGCCATAGCCGTGGCAGGGATAGTCATGTTGACCGGGTTTTTGACCATCCATGTGTATAAAGACCTCGCTTCCGGTGCGGGCCAGTGGTATTTTCACTCCACACCCGTGTGGGCCATCGTAATGGCAGCGGCCAGCGTTGTTTATTTTAAAGAGCATAAGGCCTTGAAAAAGCAAGGCGTTGACATCCAAAGACGGTTTATGCAATTGCCGGAAGAGTAG
- a CDS encoding class I SAM-dependent methyltransferase, with protein sequence MPDRKKEHWEKIYSTKQPHEVSWTQEEPTTSLGFIHGFNLSKQASIIDIGGGESKLVDRLVDEGYEDITVLDISGQALKRAKARLGNRAGGVNWVEADITEFTPDKTFDLWHDRATFHFMTTTGQVNAYLERARASLRGNGYLALGTFSTSGPKKCSGLEIRQYSEETLQRSLSDGFVKIKCITEDHVTPFGTRQNFLFCSFRRQTAR encoded by the coding sequence ATGCCTGACAGGAAAAAAGAACATTGGGAAAAAATCTACTCGACAAAACAACCCCATGAGGTAAGCTGGACCCAGGAGGAGCCCACCACTTCACTGGGTTTTATCCATGGTTTTAACCTTTCCAAGCAGGCCAGCATTATCGATATCGGGGGAGGGGAAAGCAAGCTGGTCGACAGGCTGGTGGATGAAGGGTACGAAGACATTACGGTTTTGGACATTTCGGGACAGGCGTTGAAGAGGGCCAAGGCAAGGTTGGGCAATAGGGCAGGAGGGGTAAACTGGGTAGAGGCCGACATCACGGAATTTACCCCGGACAAAACCTTTGACCTTTGGCACGACAGGGCCACCTTTCATTTTATGACCACTACCGGCCAGGTAAACGCCTACCTGGAGCGGGCAAGGGCAAGCCTCAGGGGAAACGGGTACCTTGCCCTGGGGACCTTTTCGACAAGCGGCCCCAAAAAGTGCAGCGGGCTGGAAATCAGGCAATATTCCGAAGAAACCCTACAAAGGAGTTTAAGTGATGGGTTTGTCAAGATCAAGTGCATCACGGAAGACCACGTGACGCCATTTGGCACGCGGCAAAATTTCCTGTTTTGCAGCTTCAGGCGGCAAACGGCAAGGTAA
- a CDS encoding cation transporter, translating into MNRGQTAIRTVYFSIFGNAALALVKGLAGLFGNSYALIADAIESTTDIFSSLLVLFGLKYARKPADKNHPYGHGKIEPLVTFMVVAFLVTSATIIVYESIQNIQTPHNPPRAWTLLVLGVIILWKEISFRFVIKKSRETNSTSLKADAWHHRSDAITSVLAFLGISVAIIFGKGYEAADDWAALFASFFILYNSYRIFRPALGEIMDENLYDDLVLEIKRKSLDVPGVLGTEKCYIRKAGMKYHVDLHAIVKGGISVKEGHDIAHRLKDYLHEGVPGLGHILIHIEPG; encoded by the coding sequence ATGAACCGGGGGCAAACCGCCATTCGCACGGTATATTTTAGCATTTTTGGAAATGCCGCCCTGGCCCTGGTCAAAGGGCTGGCCGGCTTATTTGGAAATTCTTATGCCCTCATTGCCGATGCCATTGAATCCACCACGGATATCTTCTCTTCCCTGTTGGTGCTGTTTGGCCTCAAGTATGCCCGGAAGCCAGCAGACAAAAACCATCCGTATGGGCACGGCAAGATCGAGCCCCTGGTTACGTTTATGGTCGTGGCCTTTTTGGTGACCTCCGCCACGATAATTGTTTACGAAAGCATACAAAACATACAGACGCCCCATAACCCTCCCCGCGCCTGGACACTATTGGTTTTGGGGGTGATAATATTGTGGAAGGAAATTTCATTCAGGTTCGTAATAAAAAAAAGCAGGGAGACGAACAGCACCTCGCTAAAAGCTGATGCCTGGCACCATCGGAGTGACGCGATTACCTCGGTGTTGGCTTTTCTTGGGATTTCGGTCGCCATCATTTTTGGCAAAGGGTATGAAGCTGCTGATGATTGGGCGGCCTTGTTCGCTTCCTTTTTTATCTTGTACAACAGCTATCGGATATTCAGGCCTGCCTTGGGCGAAATAATGGATGAAAACCTGTATGACGACCTGGTGCTTGAAATCAAAAGGAAATCCCTGGATGTGCCGGGCGTTTTGGGAACGGAGAAGTGCTACATTAGAAAGGCGGGCATGAAATACCATGTGGACCTTCATGCCATAGTGAAAGGCGGAATTTCGGTGAAGGAAGGCCACGACATCGCCCATAGGCTGAAGGACTACCTGCACGAAGGGGTGCCCGGTTTAGGCCATATCCTGATCCATATTGAACCAGGCTAA
- a CDS encoding cupin domain-containing protein, which translates to MQAIDIREKFNLFSERWTPKIIGELNGQYVKLAKVKDAFVWHSHENEDELFMVFKGTLHMEFRDKTEVVKEGEMIIMPKGVEHNPRTNGEEVWVLLFEPKGTAHTGNVEHERIVHDQKWI; encoded by the coding sequence ATGCAAGCTATTGATATACGTGAAAAGTTCAACCTGTTTTCGGAAAGGTGGACGCCCAAAATCATTGGGGAGTTGAATGGCCAGTACGTGAAGCTGGCAAAAGTAAAAGATGCATTTGTATGGCACAGCCATGAAAACGAAGACGAGCTTTTTATGGTTTTTAAAGGTACGCTGCACATGGAGTTTCGCGACAAGACGGAGGTGGTAAAAGAAGGGGAAATGATCATTATGCCAAAAGGCGTTGAGCACAACCCTCGAACCAATGGCGAGGAGGTGTGGGTACTCTTGTTCGAACCAAAAGGAACCGCGCACACCGGCAACGTGGAGCACGAGCGCATCGTACATGACCAGAAGTGGATATAA